The proteins below are encoded in one region of Chrysemys picta bellii isolate R12L10 chromosome 4, ASM1138683v2, whole genome shotgun sequence:
- the RPS6KL1 gene encoding ribosomal protein S6 kinase-like 1, giving the protein MSRVSRERLDSESCSRALSQARMYLEQIRSRVSPGGPDVHGAGKRDYLVDAAKQIRLALERDVSEDYEEAFNHYKNGVDVLLSGVQVDPNKERREAVKRKITQYLKRAEEIFNCHLQRTLGNGSSIATGYSSLRFRPIRTLSSAVENLRRCKVVGVIEKVQLVQDPATGGTFILKSLPKSHVETRERQTIIPHGVPFMAKLLRYYVSEDSIFLHLEHVQGGTLWSHLHSRPCLKQGSFDVPGSLIPKPNSALVGHGEEQRVGTCSGAGSQSSQSSSFCPENGTDLPTSANRHPPEIADQSSSWEQSPDHMDARPGTGCRFHTGSAANGHKGVTGGKDSSATHTLFGVTDSVFMAMAKGRSHQSLAFQSCDLLTSSDGVSSVSEREASQQDTRLLAEERPSQSSAAVPKAMGGGHLVKVEPQVCQVSDAPWAQPTQSPVAPPGQRHLHPGTTLYSSSESYWCDSGGQELLRSISRAREGAGHGQHREHPTSGQRGPPTHCSFLGDGQGTWNVNEELIRLWAAEMLLALEGLHQQGVLCRDLNPRNLLLDGAGHIRLTFFGQWTEVEPQCCSQALEDMYSAPEVGGISELTEACDWWSFGSLLYELLTGTSLSQSHPSGIHPHTQLHLSERLSLPAASLLTELLQFDPKRRLGSGGGGVNKLKSHPFFSTIQWNKLVG; this is encoded by the exons ATGAGCAGAGTCTCCCGTGAGCGCCTGGACTCGGAGTCCTGCTCCCGGGCACTCTCCCAGGCCCGAATGTACCTCGAACAGATTCGGAGCCGTGTCTCTCCAGGGGGCCCTGATGTGCATGGAGCTGGGAAGCGGGATTACCTGGTGGATGCAGCAAAGCAGATCCGCCTGGCACTGGAACGGGATGTGAGCGAGGACTATGAGGAAGCTTTCAATCACTACAAGAATGGCGTGGACGTGCTGCTGAGTGGCGTGCAGG TCGACCCCAATAAGGAGCGCCGTGAGGCTGTGAAGCGGAAGATCACACAGTACCTGAAACGGGCTGAGGAGATCTTTAACTGCCACCTGCAGCGGACTCTGGGGAACGGGAGTTCCATTGCCACG GGCTACAGCAGCCTTCGCTTTCGGCCCATCAGGACACTCAGCTCGGCTGTGGAAAACCTGAGGCGCTGCAAGGTCGTGGGAGTGATTGAGAAG GTGCAGCTAGTCCAGGATCCAGCCACTGGGGGGACCTTTATACTTAAG AGCCTCCCCAAATCCCACGTGGAGACCCGTGAGCGGCAGACCATCATCCCGCACGGAGTCCCCTTCATGGCCAAGCTGCTGCGCTACTATGTGAGCGAAGACTCCATTTTCCTCCACCTGGAGCATGTGCAGG GGGGGACTCTCTGGTCCCATCTCCACTCCCGGCCTTGTTTAAAGCAAGGTTCTTTCGATGTCCCCGGTAGCCTAATCCCAAAGCCCAACTCCGCTCTGGTGGGCCATGGTGAGGAGCAGCGAGTAGGAACCTGCTCGGGGGCTGGCTCTCAGTCCAGCCAGAGCTCCAGCTTCTGCCCAGAGAATGGCACTGACCTCCCAACCTCTGCGAATCGCCACCCACCAGAAATTGCTGACCAATCGTCCTCTTGGGAGCAGTCACCTGACCACATGGATGCCAGACCAGGGACTGGTTGCAGGTTCCATACTGGATCCGCCGCCAATGGCCATAAGGGAGTTACTGGGGGGAAGGATTCAAGTGCAACACACACTCTGTTTGGTGTCACTGATTCTGTCTTCATGGCAATGGCCAAGGGACGCAGCCACCAGAGCTTGGCCTTCCAGTCATGTGACTTGTTAACCAGCAGTGATGGTGTCAGCAGTGTATCAGAGAGGGAAGCGTCTCAGCAGGACACACGGCTACTGGCTGAGGAAAGGCCATCCCAGTCTTCTGCTGCAGTCCCGAAGGCTATGGGAGGAGGCCACCTGGTGAAGGTGGAACCTCAAGTTTGCCAGGTGTCTGATGCTCCCTGGGCTCAGCCCACACAGTCCCCAGTGGCTCCCCCAGGACAAAGGCACCTGCATCCTGGAACCACCCTGTACAGCTCCAGCGAGTCCTACTGGTGTGACTCTGGGGGGCAGGAGTTGTTGAGGAGCATCTCAAGGGCCCGAGAAGGAGCAGGCCATGGTCAGCACAGAGAGCATCCAACTTCAGGACAGCGTGGGCCTCCAACCCATTGCTCTTTCCTAGGGGATGGCCAGGGGACCTGGAATGTGAACGAGGAGCTCATCCGGCTGTGGGCAGCCGAAATGCTCTTGGCTCTGGAGGGACTCCATCAACAGGGGGTGTTGTGCCGGGATCTCAACCCCAGAAACCTGCTGCTAGATGGTGCTG GTCACATCCGTCTCACCTTCTTTGGCCAGTGGACAGAGGTGGAGCCACaatgctgcagccaggccctagAAGATATGTACAGTGCCCCAG AAGTGGGTGGGATTTCTGAGCTGACTGAGGCCTGTGACTGGTGGAGCTTTGGGTCCCTGCTGTATGAGTTACTGACAGGAACG TCGCTGTCCCAGAGCCACCCCTCAGGGATTCACCCTCACACCCAGCTGCACCTTTCGGAGAggctcagcctgcctgctgcatcccTGCTCACTGAG CTGCTGCAGTTTGATCCCAAGCGACGCTTGGGCTCTGGAGGAGGCGGAGTCAACAAGCTGAAGAGCCATCCGTTCTTTAGTACCATCCAGTGGAACAAGCTGGTTGGCTAG
- the PGF gene encoding placenta growth factor isoform X3, with amino-acid sequence MYTSKCPECSTTDLSWKGRVPCGWVGDAGRRQWDRFSRNSTSEGQVLPFQEVWGRSFCRPLEMLVDIVSEYPSEVEHMFSPSCISLQRCTGCCGDETLQCVPVETANVTMQASAGYTEVRKEETQGPRQEETREAAT; translated from the exons ATGTATACCAGTAAGTGCCCTGAATGCTCCACAACAGATCTGAGCTGGAAGGGCCGAGTGCCCTGTGGATGGGTGGGTGATGCAGGCAGAAGG CAGTGGGACAGGTTCAGCAGAAACAGCACCTCAGAAGGGCAAG tcctgccCTTCCAGGAGGTTTGGGGCCGCAGCTTCTGTCGGCCCTTGGAGATGCTGGTGGATATTGTGTCCGAGTACCCCAGTGAGGTGGAGCACATGTTCAGCCCTTCCTGCATCTCCCTGCAACGCTGCACCGGCTGCTGTGGAGACGagacactgcagtgtgtcccagtgGAGACGGCCAATGTCACCATGCAG GCCTCGGCGGGATACACTGAAGTCAGGAAG GAGGAGACCCAAGGGCCAAGGCAAGAGGAAACGAGAGAAGCAGCGACCTAA
- the PGF gene encoding placenta growth factor isoform X1 produces MYTSKCPECSTTDLSWKGRVPCGWVGDAGRRQWDRFSRNSTSEGQVLPFQEVWGRSFCRPLEMLVDIVSEYPSEVEHMFSPSCISLQRCTGCCGDETLQCVPVETANVTMQLLKMKPAGQVPYVELSFTEHRQCECRPRRDTLKSGRRRPKGQGKRKREKQRPKGCDLCAIPRR; encoded by the exons ATGTATACCAGTAAGTGCCCTGAATGCTCCACAACAGATCTGAGCTGGAAGGGCCGAGTGCCCTGTGGATGGGTGGGTGATGCAGGCAGAAGG CAGTGGGACAGGTTCAGCAGAAACAGCACCTCAGAAGGGCAAG tcctgccCTTCCAGGAGGTTTGGGGCCGCAGCTTCTGTCGGCCCTTGGAGATGCTGGTGGATATTGTGTCCGAGTACCCCAGTGAGGTGGAGCACATGTTCAGCCCTTCCTGCATCTCCCTGCAACGCTGCACCGGCTGCTGTGGAGACGagacactgcagtgtgtcccagtgGAGACGGCCAATGTCACCATGCAG CTCCTGAAGATGAAGCCAGCGGGGCAGGTGCCCTATGTGGAACTGTCCTTTACAGAGCACAGGCAGTGCGAGTGCAG GCCTCGGCGGGATACACTGAAGTCAGGAAG GAGGAGACCCAAGGGCCAAGGCAAGAGGAAACGAGAGAAGCAGCGACCTAAAGGCTGTGATCT ATGTGCCATTCCACGCAGATAG
- the PGF gene encoding placenta growth factor isoform X2 produces MQLLSSFLKLLVALALQASHTQQWDRFSRNSTSEGQVLPFQEVWGRSFCRPLEMLVDIVSEYPSEVEHMFSPSCISLQRCTGCCGDETLQCVPVETANVTMQLLKMKPAGQVPYVELSFTEHRQCECRPRRDTLKSGRRRPKGQGKRKREKQRPKGCDLCAIPRR; encoded by the exons ATGCAGCTTCTCAGCAGTTTCCTGAAACTTCTTGTGGCTCTTGCGCTGCAGGCATCACACACTCAG CAGTGGGACAGGTTCAGCAGAAACAGCACCTCAGAAGGGCAAG tcctgccCTTCCAGGAGGTTTGGGGCCGCAGCTTCTGTCGGCCCTTGGAGATGCTGGTGGATATTGTGTCCGAGTACCCCAGTGAGGTGGAGCACATGTTCAGCCCTTCCTGCATCTCCCTGCAACGCTGCACCGGCTGCTGTGGAGACGagacactgcagtgtgtcccagtgGAGACGGCCAATGTCACCATGCAG CTCCTGAAGATGAAGCCAGCGGGGCAGGTGCCCTATGTGGAACTGTCCTTTACAGAGCACAGGCAGTGCGAGTGCAG GCCTCGGCGGGATACACTGAAGTCAGGAAG GAGGAGACCCAAGGGCCAAGGCAAGAGGAAACGAGAGAAGCAGCGACCTAAAGGCTGTGATCT ATGTGCCATTCCACGCAGATAG